The DNA sequence TaatgaccgtattatttatattgtgtttggtAATATACTGGATAggaggaatcaaacttaaaataaaatttaaaaaaaaaaaaaaaaagtgaaatcatttttttgttcccagatctctccgcaccccccccccaaacaccctccctctctctcccttcttcttcttccccgactgcagaagaatcccaaataaaTTCAAATAGCCAGTTGcagaaaaatttcaaattgaaatcATCTCTCCGCCGCACCATGTTTCTTTGCAAGACCCAGTTGCAGGGGAGGACGGTGAGAGGTGATGAGGAAGGCCACAAGGAGAGGACGACGAGGAAGGCGATGAGGACTAGGAGAGCAGAGATGGCGAGAGAAAGCAGCGCGACATAAGGCGACAAGGAGGACGGTGATGGCGAGAGAAGGTGACAGGGAGGACGACGATGTCGACAGAAGGCAATGGGGAGGACTACGATGGCTAGAGAAGGTGACGGGAAGGACGACGATGCCGAGAGAAGGCGAGAGAGAGAGCCGAGTTCGCGAGATAGGAGAGTGAAACCGACTAAATAATTCGGCGCTTATTTAGTACGAGTGAACGCCAAACACCCGGGTCCGTATAACTAATTATATCTGATCCTTTATCCGATCTGCCAAACAGAGCCTTAAAGATTTGACAAAACTTATTATATTGGCAGGCCATTGTTtgttaaattcgtttttattaggAGGGGATCCATATTTGTTTCTTAATCAATTGTGATATTGTCTGTATCTATTTTTTATGTTGGAGATCTCGTCACCAAATTGTtggggagttttaacgaaaagcccgtgatactgttcattttaacgaaaaaccacatttttacactaaaaagtcaaacctagtactatttactttaccatttattttgtccttatcgttaaaactcaaagttttcaagccattttcattagtttttttaaattgttactCCTTTGACAGCAAAACAAAAAGGGTACAATTGAAAGaacataaaataaatgggggtaTAATCGGAAATCCACTTTAACTAAGCTACAGTGATTCTCCCAccggttttagtatatatagaattttttttttttttttttagtacaatgatatattttacattaagaatGGAGGAGTTCGGCCAAGCTACACAATGGATAATTTAATTTGGTAACGAATTCATCATCAACGAGATTCGAaactaagatctctcacttataagtgaagaataATATAATCAGATCGTAGTACTGAATGATTTCAGTTGATATTTTTAAACACAAAGGAGACACAGGAGTCGGGACAACAAACTCGTAGCTTTTGGAGGAGGGGTAGTGTTATAGTGGAAATCAAGCATCATGCGGCTTTTCTTACTCGGATCAAGGCTCCCCACCCCTTCCATTTCTATTTAATTCATATTTAGAAAGAAGGAGTTTACAATGAGATTTTTTGGAGAATAAATTGGTTGCGAATTCATCATTTCCATAATTTGAATCTCTCTTGcgtattcaattgggaatttgaaAGACCTtaatggatttttatggagtttaattgattggtagaaattccatataaaattttgattcaatttcctcaaaatctcatgggaatatgtgaaatttgtggatgcttaaaatacactatgaaatctctctaattttctctaattccttaactttttcaaattctttaagatcaatttctaattgaatatatctgaaatgttataaacttatttaaaatcctaattgaatacactcagatttataatgaatttaataaattatcttgaatttcagataaccacttaaaattttgattgaatatcccaagattcattaaaagaattaaaatctcttAAAATCCCAATTAAATATACACCCAAATGAAGAGAAACATTACTAATTCGTAGTATcttctctactaattaataaaacactcattgtcaataaaaatcctatgaaattaccaatttaatCCTCTAATCAAAACAGAACATAAATAAGAAATCTGGgtagaaatataatttcacacaatcaaattttgttatttttttcttttcaaagctTCGTCTACATGTAAtactaacatatctctaattaaaaaaaaaaaaaaaaaaacttcttactcacacattctctatcactctcttcctctctccttctatttcaaaaacaaaaacaaaaaaaatttctcacacactttgtgtatgCCCATATTCtagtaaaaattttaaaaatatatataaagaaaaagaaattaggtGACCGAAAAGTGCCGTCTCTCTGTAGGACACGAACGCAAGTAGGCGAAGCGAAGGTGAGTGACAAAACCGCAATCAACTAATCAAGTTGCAATCCGTTTGGCGGAAGACAACGCAGTTCGGTCACTTCCtttgtcctctctctctctctctcactctctctctctcactttcacATAATCTACCAGGTAAGGTAATTTCTCCTTCTTTCTCTTTGTTTCATTTCTGCTCTCTGTAAAATCTCGTCTGTGATGGTTCAGATTTCTCAATGGTGCCGATTGATGGATGTCACTGTCAgggtgtttgaaaattttgtattCTTTTGGTTCTCTTGATAAAAGTATAAAGAATGAATTGGCTTCTGTTTTATTGGTTTCCCAGATAacaaaagttttgaaatttaacCCAAGGTTAAGATTTTTGTCATAATTTAGGCGTGTTTTTACTCAGCAGCTTAAAGATTGAATCTTTTAGTTTGATTTGGGTTCTGTTGAAATTTTCTTAGCAACCCAATGGCAGTAGGTTCTAGTGTTGCTGTTTTCCTGAATGTCAGCAGAGCTAACATGAGTAAACCTAGCTGCAAATGGAGATATGGTGTTTTTTCTTGCAATTCGTAGACGGGGCGGTATAGATTTCGGTGGTTCTATGAGTTGACACACGGTGACATTGTAGGTGAAATGGAGAACCCAGAAGCAAATCAGCTTCCTGAAGTTGATTCTTTGCCTGATGGGTTTGTTGTGAGCTCCCCAGAGCCGCTGGCTCCGGCAACTCCAACCTTAGAACAAGAGAAGCCGTTGGGTAACAACGAAAATGATAATTCTACAGAAAGGGATAGTTCAAAGGAACCTGTAGGTGAATCGGCTGCAGATGAGTTTCAGCCAAGCCAGGATAGGGCAGAGAAGACTCAGAAACTGAGAACGTTTCCTGTTCCGTTGTCTGAAACAGATAGTTCTCATGTTTCAGTAGAATCGGTTCAGGTTCCCAAAGATGCCCCTGCCGAGCAGACAGAAGAAGGTACACTGGTCATGCCTGATTCATCTGTTTCTGTTTCTGAGGCTTCGGTTGGGGGATCTGAAGGCGGTGAGGTAAAGGAGGAACAAGTTGAAGCAAGATGTCAAAGTTCAGAGAGACGTAAGTATCTTGACCCTGTGATTTCCATCGTAAAGAAATTAACTCAAAATGTGTACGTATATTTATAAGTGGTCCTTTTCATTTGAGTTTTTGATATTTGTTTGCCACCCGTCTGTCATTGCCTTTCAGCAGCTGAAAGAGGCTCAGATGCGTCACCAACCAATTTGAAGGAAACGTCTTCATTGGAGAGTGTTGAAACTttgaaaaacagaaaaacagtTAGTATTACATATCAGTAGATCTCTTTTTATACTGTATCAATTTGTGTGCTTGACCTATGCCAAAAATCATGTGTGTCGTTTTCTTATCTGAGACAGATTTATATGATGCAATCTTCATTCAAAATGTTATATATGTGAATCATCAATACAGTTACCGAGTTGGATTAAATTTTTCCTCAGGAATCCACTGAAACTAAACGTAAGAGTGTAAAGCGTACCTTTAAATCAGAAAAGGAGTTCATAGAATTCACCTTGAAGTATCAACAAGCTCTTGCCGAAAGAGATTCGGGTATGTTGAGATAGCTATGCTAATGTTTACAACCGAAACTTTTCATAACATATACTGATGTGTATGCTTCCAATATGGGGTTATTGCAGAAGAAatcatctcttttttttctagTAACATTGAAATTTTGTAGGGATTTAAGTATACTGCATGTATGTGGTGCTATAATAGTTGATCCAGAAATGGATTTCTTACACCTATGATGTACTATCCCGTGTCACAAATTTTCATGAAATAGAAGAATGATATGAATCAAGGCTTCGAAATTCCCAATTATTAGTAGCTAGATAGTAAAAGTTAATTGATTATGTTGATAACCTTAATTTAACAGTATTTTCTGAACGAAAGATATAGCCTTCGTGAAGTCTTAGTGGAGTGACATATTTATAATAACAATTATATCATGAGCAACATTGTAGAGAATCTTAATAACTAAATACTTGCATCCTTTTTGTCTTTCTAGCCATTTCTGTTCGAGATAAGCTTGAGTCCTTGTGCAGGGAGTTACAACGCCAGAACAAAGTATTAATGGTATGCTACCTCTTGACTGACTGCATATCCTTCAAATAATTGTTCTGCAAACTTCATATTTGTCTGAGTCTTTAATTTGTCTAGGTTCTGATTGACCATGAAAACTTAATTCCTACTTTCTATTAATAGCCATAGGATGATTCGAAGTAGAGGTGTAGCCCTTGTAGGCTTGTAAAGTACCCAGTTTTGCATACCATGACGAAGCCCACTTAACTACATTGTAGGCTTGAAACCAAAGTGTCAAGTTTCCCTCAATGACATCTTTTCtcgttgattttttatttttagtaaattAGAAAAAATTGCAAAGAGGGAGCTGAAAGtatttgttgttttttctttgttgtcCCATTGCTTTGAGGTTGAGGTATAGTTTATTATGCGAAGGGTGCACTGGATTATTCTGCACTCTAGTGTATTGTTATTGACTGAGAAGTATCTGGTGTAGAAAAGAAGGGTAAACTTTTGTCGAGTTGAGTGTAATTTTTCAGTTCATCTGATTTAGATCCCCCTATTATCGTCATGTTCACTGCCTACCACGTCATCTTCAACATTTTGAAATGACAAGTTCACACTACTGGCTTGTGATCTATTTCTCTCGACATTAATTTTAGTGTCAATACCATCTTTAATTTTTTGACTATCTTACAGTTTGTTATGGTAAGTTGTGAAGTTGATCAATACTCTGTCACCAACCTAGAAACACTGATGGCTTCCTGATAATTTTAACAGGATGAGTGCAAACGGGTGTCAACAGAGGGGCAGAACTTGAGATTAGATTTATCAGTCAAGTTCCAAGATGCAATAAAGGTTTGATTCCATCTTCTTCTTATCTTCTATAGGGAATTGAATTGTAATTACCGTTGACTTATTAATCCAAACATTTCCTATATTATATACTACAAAACATTTCATGTACTACTATACTCTACTAACCATGAGATATTTTAAAGGTACAAACACCCAAAGTCCATATATTTTGCAACTTAACATTCCGAGTATGTTGAAAAGTAAAAACAGACAAGATTTCTTGGTTTGTACTTTGTTGTATCGTGATTATATCTAGTAGAGGCCCAAGAGAGAACATACAAGCAATAAGGGTTCAGTTGAGTAACAAGCATTTTTGTATTCTTTCCGAACATCAGAATTCAGAACTACTTCCTTtctattttaaaagaaaaaattattggtTCAGTTCGTTATTGTTTTCTTTAATGCATGTTTTCTGACATTAAATTCCTATGGTTATAGGATGTGAGCACTAAACTTGATGAGCAAAAGGAAGAATGTATCTCTCAGCTAAAGGAGAATGAAATGTAAGACCCAGATGTCGTCGGAAATAAGCTTGCTATATCTTGCAGAAAATACCGTAGCAAATTGGATTTACTTACCTTGGAGATCCCTAGCATGTGTGTGTCTCAACGAGACCAAACTTGATCAATGTCATCCTAAAGTGTCATATATTAAACTTTTTCCTTATAGGAGGGTGGTGTCATGTATTATTCATTACAAAAGTTTGACAACTCAGTATCTCTTTTTTCTGTTCACTTGATTGATTCATGCCATTGTTTTATTCCCTTTGTGGTTGTCCTTGTGCTTGCACTCATCATATAGGCTTCGATAATTTATCTTTATTGTGTTAAAATTAGACAATTAACATTCATTCATTTTCAGGTTAAGAACTAAGCTCCAGCAGCTTacttatc is a window from the Pyrus communis chromosome 16, drPyrComm1.1, whole genome shotgun sequence genome containing:
- the LOC137721541 gene encoding uncharacterized protein isoform X1 — protein: MENPEANQLPEVDSLPDGFVVSSPEPLAPATPTLEQEKPLGNNENDNSTERDSSKEPVGESAADEFQPSQDRAEKTQKLRTFPVPLSETDSSHVSVESVQVPKDAPAEQTEEGTLVMPDSSVSVSEASVGGSEGGEVKEEQVEARCQSSERPAERGSDASPTNLKETSSLESVETLKNRKTESTETKRKSVKRTFKSEKEFIEFTLKYQQALAERDSAISVRDKLESLCRELQRQNKVLMDECKRVSTEGQNLRLDLSVKFQDAIKDVSTKLDEQKEECISQLKENEMLRTKLQQLTYQHALSEQQYEQKLKQKSLELQIADLKTKQHEEKLLQEESQMKLYAEQVSQLLSTEKNLRLQLTADGEKFQQFQDALLKSNEVFETFKQEIEKMAKSIKELKKENLFLKSKCEKTDVTLIELVDERERLKKQLVKTKNQKEMLESLCRSLQAERKQNSTGSNNSDSVPS
- the LOC137721541 gene encoding uncharacterized protein isoform X2, with the translated sequence MENPEANQLPEVDSLPDGFVVSSPEPLAPATPTLEQEKPLGNNENDNSTERDSSKEPVGESAADEFQPSQDRAEKTQKLRTFPVPLSETDSSHVSVESVQVPKDAPAEQTEEGTLVMPDSSVSVSEASVGGSEGGEVKEEQVEARCQSSERPERGSDASPTNLKETSSLESVETLKNRKTESTETKRKSVKRTFKSEKEFIEFTLKYQQALAERDSAISVRDKLESLCRELQRQNKVLMDECKRVSTEGQNLRLDLSVKFQDAIKDVSTKLDEQKEECISQLKENEMLRTKLQQLTYQHALSEQQYEQKLKQKSLELQIADLKTKQHEEKLLQEESQMKLYAEQVSQLLSTEKNLRLQLTADGEKFQQFQDALLKSNEVFETFKQEIEKMAKSIKELKKENLFLKSKCEKTDVTLIELVDERERLKKQLVKTKNQKEMLESLCRSLQAERKQNSTGSNNSDSVPS